In Acipenser ruthenus chromosome 33, fAciRut3.2 maternal haplotype, whole genome shotgun sequence, the sequence AGTCTACAAGACAAAGCGCTGTGGTCTGTGAGAGACATTGGTATGATATCGATGTTATATATTTCAGAAAACAAAGATTTCGAAGCAAAGATATAATCAATCCTGGAGAAGGATTTACATCTAGTTGAGAAAAAAGTAAACCCTTTAGCTGATGGATTGCATACCCTCCATACATCAAGAACAGGGCAGTCAGAAGCAAATCTCTGCAATGCCAAGGACGGTGGAGTCTGTGTACTACACCCCAGCTGTTTAGTCAATCTATCGAGAAAAGGATTCATCACCGTATTCATATCCGCTCCAATAAACAAAAGTCATTGAATTCTAATAATAATTTGGTTaatgagttaaaaaaaattaGGTTCAAATATCGTCAGTGCATATACTTAAACAAAGGCAATTTTTTTCCCAGAAATTTTATAGATAAAATATCCGCCCATCCCCGTCTCCTCCAGAATCCAAAACAGTAATCTCTAGACTATGACATAATAACCTCTTAATAACCTCATAATAACCTCTTCTGCTGACAAGAAAACCTTTTGTTTTCAGCAGAAGAGGAAGCAGCCACGCAAAAGTATTTCTTAGTGAATCTAGGAAAGTCCTGACGTTTCAGATGGGATTCTTGTTGCATAGCTATATCTATCTTTTTTCTACGTAACAGATCCAGACAACTCACTCTTTTGTTTGGAGAATTAAGCACACGTACATTCCAGGACAATGCGTTTAAATCAATCATGGGTCTCTTCAGAAAGAGACAAGCTAGAAAATTGAAAGCAAATCCACGGCTCAGAGATAAAAAGGTATAGACATAAAAAGACAGGTTGTAATATACTAGCTCAATTGGATTAAGACCAACACTATCTCCCTCAGGGTCCCAACCCCCTCCCAAAATAAGCGAGACAAGCATAACAGTATGAGGAAGTAAACCAATACTATCTCCCTCAAGGTCCCACCCGCCTCCCACAATATGGCCACCACTGTCCCAAATCCCCCCCAACATAgcaacactcccccccccccaaaaaaaaaattaaaactatgGTACTGGAAAAGAAAATGTCCAGTACCCCCCAGCCCATACAATAAGTACTCGTGGCACTGGAGAACAGGGCAAACAGAGGAAGTCCTGCAGACCACAGGAGCGAGCGAAGCCAATGGGGTGGGAAAAGGCCTTGAGACGCTGTGCCATGAAGTTGCTGAAGTCGGGGAAGAACCTGATATTACCGGCAACAGAACGAGAGGAGTCCTTCCTAGCAGCATGCAATACGGCCTGACAGAATACTCTAGGAGATTGAAGATAAGCATGCAGGGCTTATCTCTTGTTTTATCTTGATTAGAGTATATCTAACTAGACGAAGATTGTTCCATCGGGCTCGATTCTCGAGGTCCGCCATCTTAGATTCCAAACAGTCAGTTCTAGCTTCACAAGATGTAACCACTTTCTTGTTGTGGTGTATAGAGGAGCGAAGTGCCGTCAGGTCCGTCTTGAGGGCCTTGAATTCCTGGGTGAAAGTTAGGAATTCATTTTGCAGGGTGGTAATTTTGGCAGCGGTTTCAAGACCTGTGCCCTCGTTGTGCGAAAACAGGTGCTTAAAGTACTGCAGAGTCTGCGTCATACAGGACTCTATGATGACGGATGGGTCCATCTTATTCTTTTCCTTGGATGACGAGGAAGAGTGTGTGGAAGGTGTCTTTTTTGGGTTGGTCGACATGCTGGGGTATACCAACAATCAGTACGAGAGTAATTTGAGTAAGTAGAATGAGGTTTTGTAgctattaatattgaaaaaaacgaGGGGAGGTGAGGAGAGAAAATCCTAAGCCGCCATCATTCTCGCAGGTCACGTGTCCATCCATCTTGCCTCGGTATTCTTGAAGAAGGCAATACAAGGGAATTTTGActgctattatatatttatttccataTTCTAAGAGTGGACTTAGCCTAACCTTGCAGTTGGCATAGACACCCCAGACTTTCCAAAATACTCCTTTAGTCTGCAATTCTAAAGGTATAGTCACTCAAAagctgtagtttttcttttctttaatatcAATACTGGATTACAATTTTGAACAAAACGTTAACATTTATCAGCTCACAAATCTTTCCAAATCCTCTGGTGGAAATATCgtaaacactttacatgaagtatcTCTagctacaatgtaattacactgtgATAACACAGTAATTATGTCTATGGCTGTATAGTTACAATCCAACTTGCAAACGAAGGAGTGAACTACATGAACTTTGTCAGATTTTTAACAGTCCGTCATTGATAAGACTAAAGGCTTGTCAATACACCTGAAACACAAAGTTTTGTCTAAACCTGTATTTAATGATTTAACTATTTATTCTATTTTAGAGAAGATATTTAAACTCTTTACGGTGGTTCTATAGACCccagttagcactaatcttggactatctttCCTAACATTAGGTAGACTAAGTTTAGTGCTATTTAGTGTCTGTGAAACCTTAGGTATATCACCTTATGTCAATGTTAGGGTGGGAGTTAAAATATTTGTGCCAGGAAATCAAGACTTTTCAAAAAACTAAGCACATTAGGAATGTGAAATGGTGTTCTCAACAGAGCCCTCCATGTACATtttcacaaaaccaccacacacttTTGCACAATTAGTGTTCTCTGggtgagagaggcccaggactgaatgaggGTATTAAGGTCACAAAGGGAAAGTTCTCATAGCGCTTGCCTGTCCACCATATCAGACTGTAACCAGTGCCTTTGTACACTGTTattatagacaaagagaaggagatgtgatcacttttattggactaactaaacaataattaatcacaacctttcaagacctcaaaggtctttTCTTCAGGtcaaagtaggaaagagagattgatgtttacattcaaaggtggcatcagaactttaacaaaaaataacccattttgaatcactacaattctaatgTAAGGAAAAAAAGCTGTGTTGAAAAAAATGTATGGTCATATAATAAActatgacaataacaaagatacataaataagtgatatgaataaaatgcaaataagCAGAACATTCTAACAGTACATACCAATATATGGAgaaaaataatagttttttttttattattattctgatgTTAGATTTGAATGAAAGCAAGATAGATGCCAATACAATTCTGCCGCACTGAGTATAAAAAAGGTATTCAGCACAGTACACTCCACcgtcaacattttgaaatcttCCTTTCTTAAAGTTTTCCAGTAAAAAACGTGTTCTCTTTTTTCTACCATTTGTCATGTTAGAGTGCATGTGAGAACAATATCAACGAAATGATAAGTGCTTAGAAGTAAATTCAAACCTTAAACTGTTTAGCATTTTTTGGCAGTATGACAAGGTGAGGGACACTGGTTTCAGACAGATATGGTGCAGGGAGAAACCACAAAAGCATCGCATCACAAGCATGACCCAAGCACACCCTGAATGACATTGAGCCCGGGACCCTGCTAAGTATGCCAGATTGTGTGGCAGTTTTGTGATTTGAACTAAAAGTCAACTGGATTCGAACGAAGCCCTCCAAATAAATCCTTGAAAGGGCAGTGAATAAACCACATCAAATTCACTTTCAAAATGccctaatatttttttaatagtattgCAATATGCCAAACAAGAACAGTAGAATCGAGGTGAGTAATTATTTAGAAGCCACGCAGGAATTTATATTCTTAAACATGTTAATTAGAGAAAAATAAGCCTTGCAAGTCTCCCTAGTAAGTTTACTTTTCTTCAAACAGTTTGTACATCACTGATACTGCTGACTGATTAGCCTACACCCTGGTAAGCCACATCCtggattttagagcattttacagaacttgGTAATCATCCTGGATTGCATCTGTATTCCCTGgctctgtaaaatgctctaaaaatacaGCTGTAGCTTTTTGTTCATGCAGGTTCtagattgatcaaatcaaccccttttagaagtattaaaaaaataggATAGTGGACTGATTCACTAAGCTCACCAGGAGTTGGGAATGTGGCAATGAGGGAGGACAACACATCTGAATTgtagttacccccccccccccccccccccccagtatatTGTGTTTATAAGGCACCTTTTTCTGAGTTCAGTGGTCATTTTGTTAACAATTTAGCACTGAGGGACCATGAAAATGTAAAGTTTGAACTCCATAACGGAATGCTtgagttttgtttatttgtttatctgCAGACAGAGGTCTTTTTGATCTTAATATTCATTCAACAGCAttataatcaaataaacatatAACTCTTTATATAGCAGATATGGTAAATTTAACATGGTAATTTCCTCAGTCaggctatttttttctgttattgttattagcaaAACTAACCTGTGTGTCTCCAGAACCAATGCTCTAAGAAAATATGTGctttaaacaatataaataagATGTCCTGAAAGGGACTATACTCCTCTCCATGTTGTGTTTTAAGAGCCTAAAACTCATGCACACAGAAGACTGAAAAGTCCAaaaagaatctctctctctctctctctctctctctctctctctctctctctctctctctctctctctctctctctctctctctctctctctctctcctttaaaactttaaaagttaAGCCTAATTCAACTAAATTTCATAATATCTTTCTAAACTTTATCGCTCATTATTAAATTAGCTATCtgattaaattatatttcatatGTCGTCTATaattatttctagtgattgaccTGTTGGATCCAGACTGATGCAGTTTTACTGATTATTGCTTTTGAATTATTATtgaaacattattttctttatttgtgatTATTAGTGATATACATATGCTAAAAAATTAATTGTCAGACTGAATACAATAATACGCCAAATCCTAAAAAGGTTACTTCTAATAATAGGGTAACCCATTCATTGTACTTTAATGCACTGAATCAgtaataaaatagatttttaacCCATCCACTCCTGCAGTTTGCACTTCTGCAGGTGTAGTACTAGAAACAAGGGGTGAACCTCTGCGAGTAGTGGGTAGATTAGAAGGAAGGCAGAGGCAGAGATGAGTGTACTCTTTTAGGAATCCAGTTATACTGGGGGGGAGGATGGGAGAGGAGGGAGACAGAAATGCTTGTGCAACTGTCATCTTAATTCGGAAATGATTCTGAGAACGACATTTCTCAGTTGTATCAAAATAAGAGGCCATTGTTTTGATCCTGTTTGAATGGGGTCTTTAATCATTTCCCAAGCCAGACAGTTTACAGTACATTTGCTGAGAATGAGTTCAACATACCCATGCAAAGTAATGTTTTAAGAGTCCCTTTGGTCTCAACAGTATGTTGATGCTCAGTGTTCTTGAAAACGTGGTAGCTCTACCCTAACAGGTGTTACCAAACACAGCAGCAGAATTAAAGGAAGTCAGGGACTCACCACTTTGAAGTCCTGGTGGGTGCACACCTTGCCCTTGAACTTGCAGCTCAGCATCATTTCTTTCAGGTCGTGTCCCACTCGTTCCATGAACTCAGGCATGCTGAAAGGTTTGGGTTTGTAGTTTTCGAAGTAGGCTTTCTCCTTCAGGACGGCCAGGACCTCTGGCTCGGCCAGGTGAGGGTCAGGGATCTCCATGTGGACGTTGAGCAGGGCCAGCAGCTCTCCAGCGTGGTAGAGGTCATTGCGGCTCAGCTTGGAGAAGCGGTACTGGTTGAGGTTGCAGATGGTGACGGCCGGGAAGACCAGGCTGTTAGACACCACCTCATCCACCTTGGTGACATGGGGGTAGGAGAAGAAGTAGGCCACTCGTTCAGCGCTCTCCACTACCAGCAGTCCAAGAGAGACGATGAAGGCCACCATCCAGAGCAAGCGTCGAATGGTCATTGGCCCGTAGACGAAAATGTGCCGGATGCCATGGAAGGTAGAGCTGCCGGCAAAAACCTGGATGTTGGTGGGTTGAAAGCTCCCCACACTGCCCTCACTTGGGGTTTGCTTCAGATCCATCCCTTCTTTTATAATCCACGCTGTATTCCAAGGTTCCAAGACTGAATATAATCCTTCTtgtagggggaaaaaaagaaaaaaaggatgaAAGCTGTTGTCCCACCCAACTGTGATCCACAAGAGATTAATGTCTGCTGAGCTCAGTAGGTCTTTAGCCTACTCGCTGGTAAATATTTACTCCTCGTTAAAACTCTTAGCTCTTGACTTCTTCAGCACCATGAAGGAGGGAGGCAGGCATCTGTATCGGGGGGAAGCCACCTAGGTGAGCTCAGCAAAGGGAGGGAAAGAAGTGGCAGCCAATGAAAAAATACCTTTTTGTATCTCTCtccgtctccctctccctctctccctctctctctgctacTTGAAGCACTTCCACCTCCTCCTGACAAGCAAGATGACACAACGTTTTAAAGCAAGGGAGCAGCCTGCAGCCAGTTAACTAGTGCATAATCCACAGGGAACAGCCAGCCTCCTTGAGCTTCATTTATTAAGAGTGTACAAGaggaaaagagagaaagaaataacTGTCcagttgtttggttttatttatttagttttgcttTATTTAACTGTCAAGATAGGACTCTTAGCCTCTGGAACCTTTCGGAGCTCGTCAAACACCCTTCTCTCCTTCTCCTCAGtgcaaagggttttttttctcaAAGCAGAGGATGAAGATTTAGaggaaatttaaaagaaaaaggcaACATAGAACTGCACTAGGAAAAGGGGCACAGCACAAGCAAAAAATAGGCTGCCTGGACTCACCACATTAGTGTCTGTAAGCATACAGAAGCCTGCAGGCAATGAGAGTTCTATGATGTCGTTTTCTAGTTTTTTTGGAGGAATTAATAGTGTTTATGGAAGCTCAGGACTTGACGCTGAAAACAATTGACACAAGCGAGTAAATCATAGATCTGCTGCATCTGCCACATGTCTGATTGAAGGCTTAAGCTCAATCCATCACAGGATCTTGAGATACACAGAAGAAGCTTCTAGCAGTGCTAGTGTTGTGGGTACCGTGCAAGCTTTGAGGCAgacaggaagggagagagagagagagagagagagagagagagagagagagagagagagagctaaaaCAAGAGATGGGAAAGGGGGAGGGAGTGAAAAGCACGTTTCTGTATTCAGCCACATTTTATATTGATGAATCTCACATCTTTTTAAACTtgctaattgtatttttttattgcatttctgTAAAGCACTGGCAGCTTAAACTGGTTTCTTTCTGCGTCACACCCAAGGATCACCTTAACAAGTCATATTGTTATAATGAGCTGTACCAAACCCCTTCTCAAACACTGCTTAGAGTAAATTGGTCTGGATGGCTCTTAGTGAAACAAGTTTAAAACTGTACTCTGAGTGCTCTTTTAGCTGAACTCCAGTGCTTTGTCAAGTGCTCAGGttgctttttgtattattattattattattattatttatttcttagcagacgcccttatccagggcgacttacaattgttagaagatatcacattatacattatacagatatcacattatttttacatacaattacccatttatacagttgggtttttactggagcaatctaggtaaggtaccttgctcaagggtacaacagcagtgaccccaactggggattgaacccacgaccctcgggtcgtgggtccagagccctaaccactactccacactgctgccccacaataTGTTTGAATGTTAAAAGTTGATCCTTTTTTTTGCAGCATATTCCAGTAACACCCAACTCTAAATGCGCATGTTTTAAGCAAACTTGAATTGCATATatctttgttaattaaaacatgtggCCAAATAGCTTGTGCATGGACTATGGCACAGCTGCACACCACTGCTGAACCTACACATGGTGCTGAGCACTGATTTGCAATGGGAAATTAACTGCACCTATTTGTTTATGAGAGAACAGTAATCATCCCTCCCATTAAGACCTGGGCTTCTGGGGGAGAGACAAATGCTTCTTAAATGAATGGTATatggctcccattgcatagaacCACATAATCAACATGAtaaccccccccccgccccccccaaaaaaagctaACGAATTTCACTTTAAACAGTgacatacatttcaagcagcctaAGTGATCCACACCAGATTATAACCTAaattcagattttaaaaagttCTTCATACACAGAAACGTTTGTTGGGTTTGTAATAGCATTAATCCCCTACGCAGCCATCATTACCAGTCAGTAATTGAGCCTTTGTTGCCGGTGTCAGGTATTGCCCTCCTGAGTTAGACATTATAATTTTAGAGCAGCATAAATCCATTTAAAGTTATTTATATGAGGAACTGTTCAGTTTATGTTCCATGCCTTGCCAACATGATTTCTTAGTGACTCATAAGAGACCAAGCAATTGTTTGCTGCCTTCAAAGGCTGCTGGGAGATTGTCTGGACATGGCTGTGTGGAGTTGGTAAAATTGTGAGGGACTGAGGTACCTCACTGTCCAGGTAGcaggtgagctcaagcagacacctgcagggctgcaaCATCCTTTATCAAGATCCTGGGAGTAAAGAGGAGGTTGGCTTATGGATCAGAGGATGCCCGCTTCCCTCCAGTTCTCATGAGCTGTAGTGAAAGAGTATTATTTTGGGGGGTAGAAACAGATACAGTTGAGCACTCTGAGTTACAGGTACAGAGCATGCATTAAATATATGGCCATATTCATGGTATTCCAAAGCGTcattagcagttgtttttaattcaAGGGCTTTTAGGTATTCTTAAgttgtgtgtttcttgttttgtaaaatatttggATCTTTTTTCCAGAAACAGTTGTGTTAGTGACACATTTTAAATTACCACATCCATATTAAATATCggctcaataaaaataaaaaaatacaaaatactggaAGTTCTCATAACTCAAACCATGTCACTTTTTGTAAACGTGTATTCATAAGAGAAATGtattagttttacatacagtgTGATGCTTCGGTTTAAATACAACCACCCTACTGCATCTTATAGCAATTGGGATAGCAGTGCCtattgtttaaaaagaaacaccagtgtagatggaaataaaaaataaaacaatataaagcTTGCTCTGTACGTTAAACTGGTGATTCAAACTGCACTTTTAATAACAAAGTGCTCGTCTAGCGAACAAAAGATGCAGGTGGAGTACCTCTAGCTCACTCACTACACCCTCTTAGTTTACAAAACCAGATTCCAAATTCCTCTTGACAAAACAGCACTCACTCATTAGACAGAGTTCTCCAATGCACTTGCACCCTCTCCTGGTAACTAACTATAAATCCTGAAGAGAATGCTTATGGTTACGTACATACTTTTATAAGGTACAAATTTTATAAGAaacagtcaagcagacaaacattgtGGCTCGTGCCTTCATCAGAGTCATGCATGTTCAATAAACGCTAGCATTCCAAGTTACTGTTCCAGGTAAGCACACTTCAACTGTTGATATGTTTGACTATTTTTAGCAAATAGCACATCAGTTTTAGCCAACCAGAGATAGCCATTCACATGGTAGATAAACAtccacatggtgtgcagggtgagttataCACCAGGGGAGAGCCTCCCGGCTGTGTGAAGTGGTTAAAATTGTCAGAGATTGTGACGCCTCACTGCACTACATGGACCCTACCAGCCAGGCAGCAGGAGAACTCAAggaga encodes:
- the LOC131704948 gene encoding acid-sensing ion channel 2-like; protein product: MDLKQTPSEGSVGSFQPTNIQVFAGSSTFHGIRHIFVYGPMTIRRLLWMVAFIVSLGLLVVESAERVAYFFSYPHVTKVDEVVSNSLVFPAVTICNLNQYRFSKLSRNDLYHAGELLALLNVHMEIPDPHLAEPEVLAVLKEKAYFENYKPKPFSMPEFMERVGHDLKEMMLSCKFKGKVCTHQDFKVVSP